In Aminobacterium sp. MB27-C1, a single genomic region encodes these proteins:
- a CDS encoding FAD-dependent oxidoreductase — protein MKREKYVIIGGDAAGMTAAGQIRKLQPKSQIVVYERSPHTSYSACGMPYLIGGLVENDTKLIVRTPEEFMAKKNIEAFVFHEVLSVDIKARTLEVLNIQTGKLFTESFDSLLFATGAEPIRPPIEGIDGEGVFSLSVLQDGLRLQRFIEENNPQKAVIVGGGYIGLEMAEAFCRRGMNVSLVDRSFQVMNTFDIDMADHIADAIQHVGTSLYLGETLKAIEYNNNRIKAAITDQRNIPADIVILGLGVRPHSKLAKEAGLPLGVKDSILVNQMMETEIEDIWAAGDCAQTWHLVTNKPFWVALGSVANKTGRIAGINMAGGKEHFPGVVGTAVSKHCDLEVARTGLSEKELEDLDFHYETVTIKSKVQAGYYPGAGDIHVKMIAEVPGGRVLGAQIVGAHGAAKRIDVVATAISAQMTVRQLIDLDLGYAPPFSLPWDPIQIAARQLL, from the coding sequence GTGAAACGGGAGAAGTACGTTATTATCGGTGGCGATGCGGCGGGAATGACAGCAGCAGGACAAATACGAAAGTTACAGCCTAAATCTCAAATTGTTGTATACGAACGCTCCCCTCACACATCCTATTCAGCATGCGGTATGCCATATCTTATAGGCGGGCTTGTTGAAAATGACACAAAACTCATTGTTCGTACGCCAGAAGAATTCATGGCGAAAAAAAATATTGAAGCCTTTGTTTTCCATGAAGTTCTTAGTGTCGATATTAAAGCCCGGACACTGGAAGTCTTAAATATACAGACAGGTAAACTTTTTACAGAGTCTTTTGATTCTCTGCTTTTTGCTACTGGGGCTGAGCCAATTCGTCCCCCCATAGAAGGAATTGACGGAGAGGGCGTTTTTTCGTTAAGTGTCTTGCAGGATGGTCTCAGACTTCAGCGTTTTATTGAAGAAAACAATCCTCAAAAAGCTGTAATTGTAGGAGGCGGCTACATTGGTCTTGAAATGGCGGAGGCTTTCTGCCGACGAGGTATGAATGTTAGTCTCGTAGACCGTTCTTTTCAGGTTATGAATACTTTCGATATAGATATGGCAGACCATATTGCCGATGCTATTCAGCACGTAGGAACATCTCTCTACCTTGGAGAAACCCTTAAGGCTATTGAATATAATAATAATCGTATTAAGGCTGCTATAACTGACCAGCGAAATATTCCTGCTGATATTGTTATTCTTGGACTCGGCGTTCGTCCGCACTCTAAATTGGCTAAAGAGGCCGGATTACCCCTAGGCGTGAAGGATTCTATTTTGGTAAACCAAATGATGGAAACGGAGATCGAGGATATCTGGGCTGCTGGCGATTGTGCGCAGACGTGGCATCTCGTTACAAATAAGCCTTTTTGGGTGGCCCTAGGATCTGTTGCCAATAAGACGGGCAGAATTGCCGGTATAAATATGGCTGGCGGAAAAGAGCATTTCCCAGGAGTTGTAGGAACTGCGGTAAGTAAGCACTGTGATCTCGAAGTGGCCAGAACGGGTTTATCTGAAAAGGAACTTGAAGATCTCGATTTCCATTACGAAACGGTGACAATAAAGAGCAAAGTTCAAGCAGGATATTATCCCGGTGCGGGAGATATTCATGTGAAAATGATTGCAGAAGTTCCTGGTGGGCGTGTTCTCGGAGCTCAGATTGTTGGCGCTCATGGAGCAGCTAAAAGAATAGACGTTGTGGCTACGGCTATTAGTGCTCAAATGACTGTTCGTCAGCTAATTGATCTGGACTTAGGCTATGCGCCGCCTTTTTCTCTACCGTGGGATCCTATTCAAATTGCGGCACGTCAGCTATTGTAA
- a CDS encoding FAD-dependent oxidoreductase, with protein MSKKIVIVGGVACGAKTAARLMRIDPDADVTMIEKGDFLSYAGCGLPYYVGDVVKDYKELTSTPIGVVRDAGFFRKVKHVDVLVRHMATRIDRENKKVAVTDLNSGEEKKLSYDTLVLATGASPIRPPIQGADLEQVFTLWNMPDALAMKAAIDSGSIKSAVVIGGGLIGMEVVEALHNRGIHVSVIDVLKTPLPAMLNEDFGHLMMKVLAQKNIDFYGGERVTEIMGEGGVVTGVKTDQRIIDADMVLMAIGVRPNTLMAKEAGLDIGDRGGILVDEHMRTSDPYIYAGGDCVEVRNTLTGATTWQPMGSAANRHGRVIADNIAGMNSTFNGVIGTAVMKLFEYTAGKTGLNEAQARKSGYDPVAVTVVDADIPHFMPGASMLTFRLVADRKTRKVIGGQFFGPGKIDKRLDVLAAAVTGELTVDQLADTDLAYAPPYSTALDPLTHGANVLRNKLDGLLKSYSPSQLQERMKGSSTPLLLDVRTAPELESQGRIPYEFVHIPLGALWDKAPELPKDREIIAFCKISVRGWDAYSILKRLGFKNIAILEGGIMGWPYSLN; from the coding sequence GAGAATCGATCCTGATGCAGACGTTACAATGATCGAAAAAGGTGATTTTCTAAGTTATGCAGGATGTGGATTACCGTATTACGTTGGAGACGTCGTAAAAGACTATAAGGAATTAACGTCTACGCCTATCGGCGTTGTACGCGACGCAGGATTTTTCCGAAAGGTTAAGCACGTTGATGTTCTCGTTCGCCATATGGCTACACGCATTGATCGCGAAAATAAAAAAGTAGCTGTTACTGACCTGAATTCCGGGGAAGAAAAAAAGCTCTCTTATGACACTCTAGTGCTGGCCACAGGAGCAAGCCCCATAAGACCCCCCATTCAAGGTGCTGATCTGGAACAAGTTTTTACCCTTTGGAACATGCCAGACGCCCTGGCCATGAAAGCAGCAATTGACAGCGGATCTATTAAAAGTGCTGTCGTCATCGGTGGTGGGCTTATTGGGATGGAAGTTGTAGAAGCACTTCATAACAGAGGAATTCACGTATCTGTTATCGACGTTCTGAAAACCCCCCTACCAGCGATGCTGAATGAAGATTTCGGTCACCTTATGATGAAAGTTCTCGCACAAAAGAACATTGATTTTTATGGTGGAGAACGAGTAACTGAAATTATGGGGGAAGGTGGCGTTGTTACGGGAGTTAAAACCGATCAGCGCATCATTGATGCAGATATGGTTTTAATGGCCATTGGCGTTCGTCCTAACACTCTTATGGCTAAAGAAGCAGGCCTTGATATAGGAGACCGCGGAGGTATTCTTGTTGATGAACATATGAGAACAAGCGATCCCTATATTTATGCTGGAGGGGATTGCGTTGAGGTACGAAATACATTAACAGGAGCAACAACATGGCAACCTATGGGGTCTGCTGCCAATCGTCATGGTCGGGTAATCGCAGACAATATAGCTGGCATGAATTCAACTTTTAATGGCGTTATCGGTACAGCCGTTATGAAACTCTTTGAATATACAGCAGGAAAAACCGGTTTAAATGAAGCTCAAGCCCGAAAATCCGGATATGATCCAGTAGCAGTTACGGTAGTTGATGCTGATATACCCCACTTCATGCCAGGTGCGAGCATGCTTACTTTCAGACTTGTAGCAGATCGAAAAACACGAAAAGTAATCGGAGGCCAATTTTTTGGTCCGGGAAAAATTGATAAACGTCTTGACGTTTTGGCAGCTGCCGTAACTGGAGAACTTACGGTAGACCAATTAGCAGATACAGATCTTGCTTACGCGCCGCCCTATTCCACGGCTCTCGATCCTCTTACCCATGGCGCAAATGTACTTCGCAACAAACTTGACGGACTTCTCAAAAGTTATAGCCCCTCTCAGTTGCAAGAACGAATGAAAGGATCTTCGACGCCACTTCTTCTCGACGTACGAACAGCACCTGAATTAGAAAGTCAGGGACGCATCCCTTATGAATTCGTTCATATTCCGTTGGGAGCTTTGTGGGATAAAGCTCCAGAGTTGCCAAAAGATCGTGAAATTATTGCTTTCTGTAAAATTTCCGTACGCGGATGGGATGCCTACTCCATTCTCAAACGCCTTGGATTTAAAAACATTGCGATTCTGGAAGGTGGCATTATGGGCTGGCCCTATTCCTTAAACTAG
- a CDS encoding MFS transporter codes for MNEKRPCWKGFDLYCERLQQLSRALRHRNYRLFFGGEVVSLSGLWMQRVAMSWLVYRLTSSVFLLGAVDFVGQLPVFFLASFAGVYLEGWDLRRVIIICQILSMVHAFLLAILTLSGVVTYWHIIVLSVLLGVVNAFEIPARQAFIIHMVEDRQDLGNAIALNSSLFNVARLLGPSLAGVVIALVGEGICFLMNGFSYGATLWALFAMRLKRGGRTFTEKRPLLENFFEGIAYVRGFFPIRAALMALVVVSFFGLPYLVLLPVFAKDILSGGPQTLGFLTAASGMGALGGSFMLALRKTPVGLGKIMALAMSGFGICVALFAFSRWFPFSLLLMAGIGFTMISSMVAGNTLIQTLVDDDKRGRVMSLFIVALTGIAPFGSLFAGWLASKIDAPLTLACGGFICVGMGGWLWKKYPVLWEYAEPVYKKLHLID; via the coding sequence ATGAACGAAAAAAGGCCTTGTTGGAAAGGGTTTGATCTGTATTGTGAGAGGTTACAACAATTAAGCAGGGCTCTTCGCCACAGGAATTACAGGCTTTTTTTCGGAGGAGAGGTCGTATCTTTATCTGGCCTCTGGATGCAGAGAGTAGCTATGAGCTGGTTAGTCTATCGATTGACCAGCTCTGTTTTTCTTCTTGGTGCCGTTGATTTTGTTGGACAGCTTCCTGTTTTTTTTCTGGCTTCCTTTGCAGGCGTATATCTTGAAGGCTGGGATTTACGCCGAGTCATTATCATTTGTCAGATTTTAAGCATGGTACACGCCTTTCTTCTCGCAATTCTTACTCTTTCCGGAGTAGTTACCTATTGGCATATTATTGTTCTCAGTGTGTTGTTGGGAGTGGTAAATGCCTTTGAAATTCCTGCGCGACAGGCTTTTATTATTCATATGGTGGAAGACAGGCAAGATTTAGGAAATGCCATCGCATTAAATTCGTCTTTATTCAATGTGGCCCGTCTGCTTGGACCTTCTCTGGCTGGTGTTGTTATAGCGTTAGTAGGGGAAGGAATTTGTTTCTTGATGAATGGTTTCAGTTACGGTGCGACACTTTGGGCTCTTTTTGCGATGAGATTGAAACGTGGAGGTCGTACCTTTACGGAGAAAAGGCCTCTCCTTGAAAATTTTTTCGAAGGGATTGCCTATGTTCGGGGTTTTTTCCCTATTCGTGCTGCGCTGATGGCCCTTGTTGTCGTAAGCTTTTTTGGACTTCCCTACCTTGTTTTGCTTCCGGTTTTTGCTAAGGATATTTTGTCAGGTGGTCCTCAGACACTGGGATTTCTTACAGCTGCAAGTGGAATGGGAGCATTGGGTGGTTCCTTTATGCTTGCTCTTCGTAAAACCCCTGTAGGTTTAGGAAAAATAATGGCTCTCGCCATGTCTGGATTCGGCATATGCGTTGCTCTTTTTGCCTTCTCGCGGTGGTTCCCTTTTTCTTTGCTTCTTATGGCAGGCATAGGGTTTACCATGATCTCTTCTATGGTTGCCGGAAACACGCTGATTCAAACACTTGTAGACGATGATAAGAGGGGGCGCGTTATGAGTCTCTTCATCGTAGCATTAACGGGAATCGCTCCTTTCGGAAGTCTTTTCGCCGGTTGGTTGGCCTCAAAAATAGATGCTCCTCTTACTTTGGCATGTGGCGGCTTTATATGTGTTGGTATGGGAGGATGGTTATGGAAAAAATATCCCGTTCTTTGGGAATATGCTGAACCCGTCTACAAAAAGCTTCATCTTATTGATTAA